The following proteins are encoded in a genomic region of Candidatus Edwardsbacteria bacterium:
- a CDS encoding adenosine-specific kinase yields METKLVTIKKPEDINFILGQSHFIKTVEDLYEILVSSVPGIKFGVAFCEASGACLIRHEGTDDEMVKLAIENAKAIGAGHSFIIFLKDAYPINVLNAIKNCPEVCRIFCATANPCQVIIAESEQGRGIMGVIDGSAPKGVEDEDGVKWRKELLRQIGYKR; encoded by the coding sequence ATGGAAACAAAACTCGTCACCATCAAAAAGCCGGAGGATATCAACTTCATCCTGGGCCAGTCGCACTTCATCAAGACGGTAGAGGACCTGTACGAGATACTGGTCTCCTCCGTCCCCGGGATAAAATTCGGGGTGGCCTTCTGCGAGGCCTCCGGCGCCTGCCTTATCAGACATGAGGGAACGGACGATGAGATGGTCAAGCTGGCTATCGAAAACGCCAAGGCGATCGGGGCCGGCCACAGCTTCATCATCTTTTTAAAGGACGCCTATCCCATCAACGTCCTCAACGCCATAAAGAACTGCCCCGAGGTCTGCCGGATCTTCTGCGCCACCGCCAATCCCTGCCAGGTGATCATCGCCGAAAGCGAACAGGGGCGGGGGATTATGGGGGTGATAGACGGCTCTGCTCCCAAGGGGGTGGAGGACGAGGATGGCGTCAAGTGGCGAAAAGAGCTTCTGCGCCAGATCGGGTATAAGCGATAG
- a CDS encoding ParB/RepB/Spo0J family partition protein, with product MTAQKRGLGKGLSALIPAKKTAAPAIPHPEGIERFLKLSEIKPNRFQPRRSFREAELAELMDSIREKGVIEPVIVRRSGAGYELIAGERRLRACQKLGQEKIPAIIRQAGDQEALEIALIENIQRENLNPIEESRGYERLAREFSLTQEALARKVGKERSTVANSLRLLALPDEIQKMLEDDKLTAGHARALLTVSDKRKQLALAQIIISKGLSVREAESLAKGEPIKAAKSSGAKTPRQLDQHLTNIQNEIQRTFGTRVRIVPQGKNKGKIEVEYYSATDFERILQKLNIKL from the coding sequence ATGACCGCACAGAAAAGAGGCCTGGGAAAGGGCCTGTCGGCCCTGATCCCGGCCAAGAAGACAGCCGCACCGGCCATCCCGCATCCCGAGGGCATCGAGCGATTTTTAAAGCTGTCCGAGATCAAGCCCAACCGCTTCCAGCCCCGCCGCTCTTTCCGGGAGGCCGAGCTGGCCGAACTGATGGACTCCATCAGGGAGAAGGGGGTCATCGAACCGGTGATCGTCCGCCGCAGCGGCGCCGGATACGAGCTGATCGCCGGGGAGCGGCGCCTGCGGGCCTGCCAGAAGCTGGGCCAGGAGAAGATCCCGGCCATCATCCGCCAGGCCGGCGACCAGGAGGCCCTGGAGATCGCGCTGATAGAGAACATCCAGCGGGAGAACCTCAATCCCATCGAAGAGTCCCGGGGCTATGAGCGGCTGGCCAGGGAGTTCAGCCTGACCCAGGAGGCACTGGCCAGGAAGGTGGGCAAGGAGAGATCCACCGTGGCCAACAGCCTGCGTTTGCTGGCCCTGCCGGATGAGATCCAGAAGATGCTGGAGGACGATAAACTGACCGCCGGGCACGCCCGGGCCCTGCTGACGGTCAGCGACAAAAGGAAGCAGCTGGCTCTGGCCCAAATCATAATATCAAAGGGCCTGTCGGTAAGGGAGGCGGAAAGTCTGGCTAAGGGAGAGCCGATCAAAGCCGCCAAATCTTCGGGCGCTAAAACGCCCCGGCAATTGGACCAGCATTTGACCAACATCCAGAACGAGATCCAGAGAACATTCGGCACCAGGGTCCGGATAGTGCCCCAGGGCAAGAACAAGGGAAAGATCGAGGTGGAGTATTATTCGGCCACTGATTTCGAGAGGATCCTGCAGAAACTCAATATCAAGCTATAA
- a CDS encoding AAA family ATPase, whose translation MSRIIALVNQKGGVGKTTSSINLAASLAVLEKPTLLVDIDPQANATSGLGIDKSTVESGIYDVLLNEVPINDIIVRTQLDKLHLAPSQIDLAGAEVEMVGMEGRENLLKPHLEALRDRYKYILIDCPPSLGLLTINALTAADSVLIPIQAEYYALEGLGQLLNTIDLVKNGLNPELDIEGILLTMFDSRLNLAQQVAGEIKKHFPEKVYENFIARSVRIAEAPSHGKPIILYDVNSSGAQSYLALAKEVAARRGAK comes from the coding sequence ATGTCGCGCATCATCGCCCTGGTCAACCAAAAAGGAGGCGTGGGAAAGACCACCTCGTCCATCAACCTGGCGGCCTCGCTGGCCGTGCTGGAGAAGCCGACCCTGTTGGTGGACATCGACCCCCAGGCCAACGCCACCAGCGGGCTGGGCATAGACAAAAGCACGGTGGAAAGCGGCATCTACGACGTGCTGTTGAATGAGGTGCCCATCAATGACATAATCGTCCGGACCCAGCTGGACAAGCTGCATCTGGCGCCGTCCCAGATAGACCTGGCCGGGGCCGAGGTGGAGATGGTGGGAATGGAGGGTCGGGAGAACCTTTTAAAGCCCCACCTGGAAGCCTTGCGCGACAGGTACAAATACATCCTGATAGACTGCCCGCCCTCGCTGGGCCTGCTGACCATCAACGCCCTGACCGCGGCCGACTCGGTGCTGATCCCCATTCAGGCCGAATACTACGCCCTGGAGGGCCTGGGCCAGCTGCTGAACACCATCGACCTGGTGAAGAACGGCCTCAATCCGGAACTGGACATCGAGGGCATCCTGCTGACCATGTTCGATTCCCGCCTCAACCTGGCCCAGCAGGTGGCCGGGGAGATAAAAAAGCACTTTCCGGAAAAGGTCTACGAGAATTTCATCGCCCGCAGCGTCCGGATAGCCGAGGCCCCGTCCCACGGCAAGCCGATCATATTATATGACGTCAACTCCAGCGGCGCCCAGAGCTACCTGGCCCTGGCCAAAGAGGTGGCCGCCCGGAGGGGCGCCAAATAG
- a CDS encoding porin family protein — MKKTALVLLALITALVFNLPQYCSAQGLSLGIKGGVNMASFTGDSLTNPESLTGIAIGGYATIGLLPNIAIQPEIFYSQKGCKESGDFLGTPIELTTRINYLEIPVLAKISFGAIVKPYILAGPYFATKIGATQEITVSGVSVSGDIDDFVKSSDMGLTFGAGVQTPVKLSVEARYSMGLSSIDDSDWNLDIKNTNISLLVGFALF; from the coding sequence ATGAAAAAGACAGCACTGGTCCTGTTGGCCCTGATCACGGCCCTGGTTTTCAACCTTCCCCAATACTGTTCCGCCCAGGGACTATCCTTGGGGATCAAGGGCGGGGTGAACATGGCCAGTTTTACCGGAGATAGCTTAACCAATCCCGAAAGCCTTACCGGTATTGCAATTGGCGGCTATGCGACCATTGGCCTTCTACCCAACATCGCAATTCAACCGGAAATTTTTTATTCTCAAAAAGGCTGCAAGGAATCGGGTGATTTTTTAGGCACTCCGATTGAGCTCACAACCCGTATTAATTACCTGGAAATACCTGTTTTAGCGAAAATATCATTTGGGGCTATTGTAAAACCGTACATTCTGGCGGGCCCATATTTTGCCACCAAGATTGGCGCCACCCAAGAAATAACTGTTAGTGGCGTTTCCGTCTCCGGCGATATTGATGATTTTGTAAAAAGTTCCGATATGGGACTGACCTTCGGGGCCGGGGTGCAAACCCCTGTCAAGTTGTCGGTCGAAGCCCGTTATTCCATGGGCCTAAGCTCTATAGATGACAGCGACTGGAATTTAGACATCAAGAACACTAATATTTCTCTATTGGTAGGTTTCGCACTGTTCTAA
- a CDS encoding porin family protein, with the protein MKKGLLVILILASFSALCFAQMATFGLKSGMNISNIYDTEGDGPDSRFGFIGGAFCDFDFVSFGIQPEVLFSQKGWKYDIGCRYNYFEIPVLIKIPLTKKFRVSPYLGPAANFLLNAKVFDLDMSQYVVSPDIGLVLGAEIKTKHKVSLDIRYTRGLRKIIKDEPYESYDIKHSVFSIMLGLHP; encoded by the coding sequence ATGAAAAAAGGCCTCTTGGTAATTTTGATACTGGCATCGTTCTCTGCTTTGTGTTTTGCTCAAATGGCCACCTTCGGGCTGAAGAGTGGGATGAATATATCTAATATTTACGATACTGAAGGTGATGGGCCCGATTCCAGGTTTGGTTTTATCGGTGGGGCTTTTTGTGATTTTGATTTCGTCTCTTTTGGCATCCAACCCGAAGTATTGTTTTCCCAAAAAGGATGGAAATATGACATTGGATGCAGATATAATTATTTTGAAATCCCTGTTTTAATAAAAATACCACTGACCAAAAAATTCAGGGTCAGTCCATATTTAGGGCCAGCGGCAAATTTCTTGCTTAATGCAAAAGTTTTTGATTTAGATATGAGCCAATACGTCGTCAGTCCTGATATTGGACTTGTTTTAGGTGCCGAAATAAAAACAAAACATAAAGTTTCTCTGGATATACGATACACCAGAGGATTACGCAAGATTATTAAAGATGAACCCTACGAAAGTTATGATATTAAGCACTCTGTTTTTTCTATTATGCTTGGTCTGCATCCGTAA